The following are encoded together in the Streptomyces rapamycinicus NRRL 5491 genome:
- a CDS encoding endonuclease domain-containing protein — protein sequence MTISQWSAAPDDEFDCRECGKDLHRSAFYSHPRTGQVKQPYKECCKARRRRRYSQDEVISKAREANWERYGVTPTEYERIRKEQANLCAICGQEETSTPKYGTRHILAIDHDHKTRRVRALLCRNCNTVLGFIEKNFPRRPPGL from the coding sequence GTGACGATAAGCCAATGGTCAGCTGCACCAGACGATGAGTTCGATTGCAGAGAGTGCGGCAAGGATCTACACCGGAGCGCCTTCTACTCACACCCAAGGACAGGGCAGGTAAAGCAGCCGTACAAGGAGTGCTGCAAGGCCAGGCGACGCCGACGATACAGTCAGGATGAGGTCATATCCAAGGCCCGAGAGGCTAATTGGGAACGGTACGGGGTAACGCCTACCGAGTACGAAAGAATAAGAAAAGAACAGGCCAACTTATGCGCCATTTGCGGCCAAGAGGAAACCTCGACGCCCAAGTACGGCACTCGCCATATCCTCGCCATCGACCACGATCACAAAACGAGACGCGTGCGCGCACTTCTCTGCCGAAACTGCAACACGGTTCTTGGGTTCATCGAGAAAAATTTTCCCCGCCGCCCTCCTGGCCTTTAA
- a CDS encoding type II toxin-antitoxin system VapC family toxin, giving the protein MPEPLVYVDADIFLNVIKKEKGLWPNSYKVLRAAYRGDIQVVASTLLLVELNGHKGDVVPSDRDRVVDEYLDRLDIQWVEVDILVAREVRQLAAQYNLRGPDATHLATAIRMKADYFFSRDKAFPHGQTIGITHVTGPREVWNPTTDDAEIDLMASSDVGN; this is encoded by the coding sequence GTGCCTGAGCCTTTGGTTTACGTTGACGCTGATATCTTCCTCAACGTCATCAAGAAGGAAAAGGGCTTATGGCCTAACTCATACAAAGTTCTTCGCGCTGCCTATAGGGGTGACATACAGGTCGTCGCTTCGACTCTTCTGCTGGTCGAGTTGAATGGCCATAAAGGTGATGTGGTGCCAAGTGATCGAGATCGGGTAGTAGATGAATATCTTGATCGCCTTGATATCCAGTGGGTTGAAGTGGACATTTTGGTGGCGAGGGAGGTCCGGCAACTCGCTGCCCAGTACAACCTGCGTGGTCCCGACGCTACTCACCTGGCCACGGCGATTCGCATGAAAGCCGATTATTTTTTCTCGCGCGATAAAGCGTTCCCGCACGGTCAGACTATAGGGATAACGCATGTCACTGGCCCTCGCGAGGTCTGGAACCCGACAACGGATGATGCTGAGATTGATCTAATGGCGTCGTCTGATGTCGGCAATTAG
- a CDS encoding AIPR family protein — protein sequence MRSALTQAYQGLIDESDLKRNSDQERERAFLSRAVAATAIRRVTGWELKRCAEAVIDGSDDNGIDAVAVTDGSQVWLVQAKWSDKGTAGFHTDAARALVDGLRLLENRQFDTFNKKLQPFTAALDSALGDPNLKINLVIALTGKDPLSSHTTAILNRVSEDHHGHGPMLSYDLMTTTELLQQLREDRMPAPVDVTVRLLKWLRRDLPFPSYQGSLWARDVAEIYQRHGAQLFSKNIRQSLGLTRINVGIEKTLTEEPENFWYFNNGITVLCDYVEPFYPGRRHPDHPVDLRLTRATVVNGAQTVTSIHRAMQEEPETVAEADVSVRIIALGDDYAKYAYRIAETTNTQNDVYRRDFISLDEKQAQIRQDFDLTLGKSYVYKRGEVDPVPDSGCSVVQAAVALACAYRTPELAVRTKRDTELLWEAGSQGAYQRLFGEVPSACRIWRCVQIQRETGTALAALRNHLQGRTHATAQHGDLLITHLVFQLLDLAEIDELSFPIESALTAIPELVAAILPWLVYRVNLSYGPTSFLMSTFTNEARCRELAQLVTEDVRSGALAPELPHEYVALARPNRRRASATVPTLVNAGLIKDGTPLTYVPSNPAEALATREWLAVDERRSQARWQNHRTKPLIWSYDGLAYSASGLVVRIWEMADWAKAPPAVQGPTRWQVNGDRTLQELATELLAAQEAGGG from the coding sequence ATGCGATCAGCTTTGACACAGGCATACCAAGGGCTCATCGATGAGAGCGACCTGAAGCGGAACTCTGACCAGGAGCGAGAACGTGCTTTTCTGTCGCGCGCAGTGGCAGCCACTGCAATTCGCCGGGTGACGGGTTGGGAGCTGAAGCGTTGCGCCGAGGCGGTGATCGACGGAAGTGATGACAATGGGATCGACGCTGTGGCGGTTACAGACGGTTCCCAAGTTTGGCTGGTTCAGGCAAAGTGGAGCGACAAGGGAACGGCAGGGTTCCATACTGACGCCGCCCGGGCCTTAGTTGATGGACTGCGACTGCTTGAAAATAGGCAGTTCGACACGTTCAATAAAAAGCTGCAGCCATTCACAGCCGCCCTCGACTCCGCACTGGGTGACCCTAACCTTAAAATCAACCTGGTAATCGCACTTACCGGTAAGGATCCGCTCAGCTCTCATACAACTGCGATCCTCAACCGCGTTAGCGAGGACCATCATGGTCACGGGCCGATGCTGAGTTATGACCTCATGACAACCACCGAGCTGCTGCAGCAGCTACGCGAGGATCGCATGCCAGCCCCAGTGGACGTCACGGTACGTTTGCTGAAATGGCTTAGACGAGATCTACCGTTCCCGTCGTATCAGGGAAGTTTGTGGGCACGGGATGTAGCCGAGATATACCAGAGACACGGCGCCCAACTCTTCTCGAAAAATATCCGGCAGTCGCTGGGACTTACGCGCATCAATGTCGGTATCGAAAAGACACTGACAGAAGAGCCAGAAAACTTTTGGTACTTCAATAACGGAATCACCGTTTTGTGCGACTATGTCGAGCCCTTCTATCCCGGACGTCGACATCCCGACCATCCCGTAGACTTGAGGCTAACGCGCGCCACCGTAGTCAATGGCGCTCAAACCGTTACATCCATTCACCGAGCCATGCAGGAGGAGCCGGAAACGGTAGCAGAGGCCGATGTTTCAGTTCGAATCATCGCCCTAGGCGACGATTACGCTAAGTACGCCTATCGGATTGCCGAAACAACAAATACGCAAAATGACGTCTACCGTCGAGATTTCATCTCCCTTGATGAAAAGCAGGCTCAGATCCGCCAAGACTTCGATCTGACCCTGGGTAAAAGCTACGTGTACAAGCGCGGTGAAGTAGACCCCGTTCCAGACTCCGGATGCTCTGTCGTGCAAGCAGCTGTGGCTCTCGCATGCGCTTACAGAACACCGGAGCTTGCCGTACGGACCAAGCGGGATACTGAGCTACTCTGGGAAGCAGGTTCCCAAGGGGCATATCAGCGACTTTTTGGGGAAGTGCCGAGCGCCTGTCGAATCTGGCGATGCGTACAAATCCAGCGAGAGACTGGAACAGCGCTCGCTGCTTTGCGTAATCACCTCCAAGGCCGTACGCATGCCACCGCCCAGCACGGTGACTTGTTAATCACACACCTGGTATTCCAGTTGCTCGATCTTGCGGAAATTGATGAATTATCATTTCCTATAGAATCCGCGTTGACAGCCATACCCGAGCTGGTCGCTGCCATCTTGCCTTGGCTGGTGTATCGAGTGAACCTCAGCTACGGCCCTACCTCGTTTCTCATGAGCACGTTCACCAATGAGGCGCGGTGCAGAGAGCTTGCACAACTGGTGACGGAAGATGTACGTAGCGGAGCCCTTGCGCCGGAACTTCCACACGAATACGTGGCATTGGCACGGCCAAACCGGCGTCGTGCGTCTGCCACAGTTCCAACCCTTGTCAACGCTGGCCTGATCAAAGATGGAACACCGCTGACGTACGTCCCGAGCAACCCCGCGGAGGCGCTGGCAACCAGGGAGTGGCTTGCGGTCGACGAGCGTAGGTCTCAGGCCCGTTGGCAGAACCACCGTACGAAGCCACTCATCTGGTCCTACGACGGTCTCGCTTACTCAGCCAGTGGACTCGTCGTCCGCATTTGGGAAATGGCTGACTGGGCCAAAGCGCCGCCTGCAGTTCAGGGCCCAACACGCTGGCAGGTCAATGGTGATCGAACCCTCCAGGAGCTCGCAACGGAGTTGCTGGCAGCGCAGGAAGCGGGGGGTGGATAG